The DNA sequence GTATTTCAATTGATTAGTCATCTGGTCTTCGCTAATTTCGTCACATCGTTCACTAAAGCAAAAAGCGATGAAAACGAAAGAAGCTTATCAGCAAGGATTACGTACGTATTTAATCTTGAAGAACTACAGCCCGGCGACGGTCTCGGCGTATGGTTGTGCATTTCGACAGTTTTTGGACTGGCGTATAGAGCGCAAGTATGGAGCGGATTTTACACCAGAGCAAGCACGCCAATATTTGCTTTATCGCTACGAATAGGGCCTGAAGTGGCAGACCATCAATGGGGACTATTCGTAAGCGTCCGAGCAACTACAGGTCTCTGTTTCTATTTTCCTCCCACTGTGCAGGCAGTAGCTCCTCCAGTCGGTTGATAGGGTGAGCGCCAATACGGCCAAGCACATCCGTGAGCCATTCCCATGGGTTGGCCTTTGCGTATTTGCAGCTGGCGAAGAAGCTGTACATCATGGCAGCACGTTGCGCGCCTTCGTGCGAACCCGCGAAGAGGTAATTTTTACGCCCCAAAGCAAGTGGACGGATAGAGTTTTCGATCAGGTTGTTATCGATTTCGATGCGGCCGTCTTCAAGGTAGTGGGCCAAGCGAGGAAGCTGATTTGTAGCATAGTGCAGTGCCTTACCTATGGCGCCCTTGCTTAGGTTGTTTTTCTGTTCGGTGATGACCCATTGTAAAAGTTCCTCATAAATGGCTTTGGCCTTGGCTTGTCTTAAGGTTTTGCGCTCAGCAGCGGACATCTTCGCTTCCCGGGCATGCCGTTCAATGGCGTAGAGTTGCTGTATTTTCGTCAATGCATGCTCCGCCATAGCTGGATGGTTGTCCTTAGCTTCAAAAAACTTACGGCGGATATGAGCCAGACAGCTGATGAGTTCCACTTGGCGGCCACGGGCGAACTTATCATAGGCTGCGTAGCCATCTGACTGCAGATAGCCTGTAAAATCAGCTAGTGTTTCGGTCAAGCCATTGGCTCCTCGGCCCTTTCGATACACGAAAAGAACGTTTCCGGAAAGCGGATTGTGGAATACCCATTGATAACCCAAATGAGTATTCCCTGCCTTATTGCTGTCGAGTACTTTCATAGTAGACTCGTCACCTTGCAGGTAGTCCGTATGGAGCACATTTTTACGCAAGGTCTCATAAAGGGGTTCGAGCAAGGTACAACAGGCCGCGAACCAATCATTGATGGTTGATTTGTGGATCGCCCAGCCGTGATCACGCTTAAATATTTCGATCTGCCGGTAGAAAGGCAGATGATCGATGTATTTGGCAACGAACAGATACGCTAGTAATCCAGCTTCTGCAATGCCTTTGGGGATCGGGCGTTCAGGGAGTTCGCCGATAAGGATGCTAGCAGCGTCTGGCGTTTCTTCGGTACGCGCGTACTTCTTGCGGATATAGCGACGCTTGAGTAATACACCGGGGCGATAATCCAGTGTTTCCGTTACCTCTTCTCCTATTTCCACCATGCCAGTGGTATCTTCTGCTGGCTCAATGATGATTTCTTCAACAGGAAGATTTTCGGGCAGTTGGGTGCGACCAGGGTGCGCTTTTTTCTTGCGCTCGTAACTGATCTTTTCCTTGTCGACTTCCCCTTCGCCAGTGGCTTGATCAAGCTCCCAAAGGTCAAGTTGCTCGGGGGCAACACTGGGTACAAAACGTTCTTTGGAAGCACCGAAAATCAACCGCTTTAGTTGATCCAGCTCGTGCTGAAGCTTAGCATTTTGCTGCTTCAACTCATCGTATTCCGCCTTAGAAACAGTGGCTT is a window from the Lewinella sp. LCG006 genome containing:
- a CDS encoding IS66 family transposase, which encodes MEATVSKAEYDELKQQNAKLQHELDQLKRLIFGASKERFVPSVAPEQLDLWELDQATGEGEVDKEKISYERKKKAHPGRTQLPENLPVEEIIIEPAEDTTGMVEIGEEVTETLDYRPGVLLKRRYIRKKYARTEETPDAASILIGELPERPIPKGIAEAGLLAYLFVAKYIDHLPFYRQIEIFKRDHGWAIHKSTINDWFAACCTLLEPLYETLRKNVLHTDYLQGDESTMKVLDSNKAGNTHLGYQWVFHNPLSGNVLFVYRKGRGANGLTETLADFTGYLQSDGYAAYDKFARGRQVELISCLAHIRRKFFEAKDNHPAMAEHALTKIQQLYAIERHAREAKMSAAERKTLRQAKAKAIYEELLQWVITEQKNNLSKGAIGKALHYATNQLPRLAHYLEDGRIEIDNNLIENSIRPLALGRKNYLFAGSHEGAQRAAMMYSFFASCKYAKANPWEWLTDVLGRIGAHPINRLEELLPAQWEENRNRDL